A genomic region of Luteibacter aegosomatissinici contains the following coding sequences:
- a CDS encoding ligase-associated DNA damage response DEXH box helicase, with product MPTNLTTSAAWRRAEARLVAWFTAQARRPASFQRTAWKQWAAGKHGLVHAPTGTGKTLAAAGGPLIDGVLNPGTGLRLLWITPLRSLATDTTQHLAAAVEAMDLPWRVLRRTGDSGSAERARLRRGACELLVTTPESLALLLSYPDARERFATLRGVVVDEWHELIGNKRGTLLQLGLTRLRQWQPEARIWGLSATLGNLDEALKALTGDGVLVGAAARKKTIIDTAVPEGGERFPWAGHLGLTQLPRVLKAVMEARSSLVFANTRSQAELWHEALASVWPEAPATLALHHGSIDPKLRFATEEGLRVGALRCVVATSSLDLGVDFSSVERVIQVGSPKSVARLLQRAGRSGHQPGMPSRILCVPTHLLELAEVDAARRALSEGHLEPRRPMRGCLDVLAQHLMTMALGGGFTADEAYAEITTSLAYANMPRDRFDAVLAYLCTGGTALASYPEYHKLVQVDGRYVVQSGRVARMHRLSIGTITSDGTLQVRYMKGARLGTVEESFVSRLRPGDRFLFAGRNLELVRVRDMTAYVRAAPNRRGGVPRWMGGRLPLSGELSDELRRTLAAPDPRSAEMRALGPLLAIQRAHSAVPGLDEILCERTRTREGDYLFVFPFAGRLAHEGLAAVLAWRLARIQPGDYGYAVNDYGLAITAARMPALNAETMRMLLHPTWLHRDIRASVNLSELARRQFREIARVAGLVFNGYPAQAKTLRQLQASSGLLFDVLRRHDPEHPLLWQAEREVLDQQLDFTRLRACLLRVARSTLLWREPKRLSPLAFPLWVERLRGGIATDDWKSRVERMLATLEAGTA from the coding sequence ATGCCGACAAACTTGACGACCTCCGCCGCCTGGCGTCGGGCTGAGGCGCGCCTCGTAGCGTGGTTCACCGCGCAGGCGCGCCGCCCGGCGTCGTTCCAGCGCACCGCCTGGAAGCAATGGGCCGCAGGCAAGCATGGCCTGGTGCACGCACCCACCGGTACGGGCAAGACGCTCGCGGCGGCGGGCGGGCCACTGATCGATGGCGTGCTGAACCCAGGCACGGGCCTGCGCCTTCTATGGATTACCCCGCTCCGTTCGCTGGCCACCGATACCACGCAGCACCTTGCCGCCGCCGTGGAGGCCATGGACCTACCGTGGCGTGTGCTGCGCCGTACGGGCGACAGTGGCAGTGCGGAGCGCGCGCGGTTGCGTCGTGGCGCCTGCGAGCTACTGGTGACCACGCCGGAAAGCCTTGCGCTGTTACTCAGCTACCCCGACGCCCGCGAGCGCTTCGCGACGCTGCGCGGCGTGGTGGTCGATGAGTGGCACGAACTGATCGGCAACAAGCGGGGCACGCTCCTGCAGCTCGGGCTGACCCGCCTGCGCCAGTGGCAGCCCGAAGCACGCATCTGGGGGCTCTCGGCCACGCTGGGCAACCTGGATGAAGCGCTGAAAGCGCTCACCGGCGATGGCGTCCTCGTAGGCGCGGCGGCGCGAAAGAAGACCATCATCGATACGGCCGTGCCCGAAGGCGGTGAACGATTCCCCTGGGCCGGCCATCTCGGCCTCACCCAGCTACCGCGTGTGCTCAAGGCGGTGATGGAAGCGCGCAGCAGCCTGGTCTTCGCCAACACCCGATCGCAAGCGGAGCTGTGGCACGAAGCCCTTGCTTCCGTGTGGCCGGAAGCACCGGCGACCCTCGCGCTGCATCACGGCTCGATCGATCCGAAGCTGCGATTCGCGACGGAGGAAGGCCTGCGCGTCGGCGCGCTGCGCTGTGTCGTCGCCACGTCCAGCCTGGACCTCGGCGTGGATTTCTCAAGCGTTGAGCGCGTGATCCAGGTCGGCAGCCCGAAAAGCGTGGCGCGCCTGCTGCAAAGGGCGGGCCGCAGCGGCCATCAGCCGGGCATGCCCTCGCGCATCCTCTGCGTGCCCACCCATCTGCTGGAGCTGGCGGAGGTCGATGCCGCGAGGCGCGCGCTCAGTGAAGGCCACCTGGAGCCTCGGCGCCCCATGCGCGGCTGCCTGGATGTGCTGGCCCAGCACCTGATGACCATGGCGCTTGGCGGTGGTTTCACGGCCGACGAGGCGTACGCCGAGATCACCACATCGCTGGCATACGCAAACATGCCGCGCGATCGCTTTGATGCCGTGCTCGCTTACCTGTGCACGGGCGGCACGGCCCTGGCGAGCTATCCCGAGTACCACAAGCTGGTTCAGGTCGATGGACGCTACGTCGTGCAAAGCGGACGCGTCGCCCGCATGCATCGCCTCTCGATCGGCACGATTACCTCCGATGGCACCCTGCAGGTCCGTTACATGAAGGGCGCGCGGCTGGGTACCGTGGAGGAAAGCTTCGTGTCACGCCTTCGCCCCGGCGACCGCTTCCTTTTCGCTGGCCGCAACCTCGAACTGGTGCGCGTGCGCGACATGACCGCCTACGTGCGCGCGGCTCCGAACCGGCGCGGCGGCGTGCCCCGCTGGATGGGCGGTCGCCTGCCGCTCTCCGGGGAACTCTCCGACGAACTACGCCGCACTCTGGCGGCACCGGACCCGCGCAGTGCCGAGATGCGCGCCCTTGGGCCACTGCTTGCCATCCAGCGCGCGCATTCGGCGGTGCCCGGTCTCGACGAGATCCTGTGCGAACGCACTCGCACGCGCGAGGGCGATTACCTGTTCGTATTTCCCTTCGCCGGCCGCCTCGCCCATGAGGGCCTCGCGGCCGTGCTCGCATGGCGCCTGGCGCGGATACAGCCCGGCGATTACGGCTACGCCGTGAACGACTACGGCCTTGCCATCACCGCCGCGCGCATGCCTGCACTCAACGCGGAAACCATGCGCATGCTGCTACACCCCACCTGGTTGCATCGCGATATCCGCGCGAGCGTGAACCTGTCGGAACTCGCGCGTCGCCAGTTCCGTGAAATCGCCCGCGTCGCCGGGCTGGTATTCAACGGTTACCCGGCGCAAGCGAAGACCCTGCGCCAACTCCAGGCATCGAGCGGCCTGCTATTCGATGTACTGCGCCGACACGATCCGGAGCATCCCTTGCTATGGCAGGCCGAACGCGAGGTGCTTGACCAGCAACTCGACTTCACCCGCCTGCGCGCGTGCCTGCTTCGCGTAGCCCGCTCGACGCTGCTCTGGCGCGAACCGAAGCGGCTGAGCCCGCTGGCATTCCCGCTGTGGGTGGAAAGGCTGCGCGGCGGGATCGCCACGGATGACTGGAAATCCCGCGTGGAACGCATGCTCGCCACGCTTGAAGCGGGGACGGCATGA